TGCAATGAAGACCAAGTAAATATTAATCGTTCATTATACTCCTATTTTCCATTAGAGggcgaatgaatgaatgttgaTATCATCTAGCCCCCTATCGAGATACTCCGCCCCTGCAAGTTGGTATTTCTGATAGATAAGAAAGGAACCATGTATCCAGCCTTCTCTCTTTCACATATCCCATTCTGAGCTTGACTCGTCGTCCGAGTCGGAGACTGCCGTGCAGGCGTAGCATACACCCTGCAGgaggaaagaggaagaaaatataaGACTCATCTAGATGAAATATGTAACTAgttcaaaacaaattttgaataatgattCACCTCGTCTGAAAGGGGTTTCACCCACTCTGGGGCCAGTTCCATAAAGATTTTGGTGATTCTGCCAatatgacaactaccatggtaacaggactCGGcaaccaatcacaatcaagggtTTTCGTATACAGTAAGGGCAAAGTTAATTGTGAGTCTTTATGACATGAACCCCATCAGCTCTTTACACAAAATGATGACATGGATGAGGAAATGGTTTAATACATACAGATAATAAATGCACACTAATGCCATGGGGTTAATTTCAAATGCCTACATTTTGCCTGAAACTCTTAATTAATATTAGAGAAGAAAAAGTACTTTTAAGAAAGATATATTTGAAAGACATTAATTCGGCTTACCTGAACATCGTCATAACACTGTCGACAATACATAAAAGTACATCTTCTGTTCTTGCAGTGCCTGGCTCCCTTACTCTCCACCTCAGCACATATAAGACATCTTTTCTTTCCTAATCCAAGTCTAAACAACCAGCCACACATTCGAGGGTAGCTGTGACGCAGCTCAGCTAGGATGCCAATTTCCTTCTGTAGAAATGTTCAAATGTCATTGCAGAAGTTTGAAAATACATTTCTGAAactgcagcggcgtaacaggggtcggtggccaggggggggggggggggcaagagccaaaaatttcccggtcataatATCATGGTAtaatgaacaggcgtaatggtgtaatgagacgactattttgagaaggccagatattacgtatcgggcagaatttatctttttgacctttttaatacaaaaatcaaattttgtgatagattttaacatgatatccagagaattaatatatatttcaatcttctctctttagattccctttttgtggtctgtacgtcactgtgaacaggattctttgcggcagtagcgtgaagagtaaaaaaaaaaaacgaggagCGCAGTAtatatagcacatgtgctaaaaagttgctttatataagtcccgagcgagcgagaaaaaaactaccttttcatgagaatctaactttgagctatatTTTTAcgttatattcagtaaataaaatcatatcctacacttctcctttgctattctttcctcctttttttgtccttgtttgtagaactttttggggccatggcccaacccttccatacgcattgctgtgcggttggggtccggggcggagcccccggaacttcttgatatcaaagccatttaaacctcgcagattgccgctattttaatcaaatcgcggacatatacagaatatagctaattacacaacacatttattcaacccagttgcgtaatgaaccaaatattttgagggggcaaaacatagcaatgtgggaaaaatttgtaaaaagtcgccagcgtgcaaagcgagctggaaaaaaaattgcctattgaaattaattctaattatgttttagatttttccattatatttagcaaataacacatttcattgtttccattcatttcattatacgttttctcctataatttcttttatttcctcttgggtgtggaaccaagccccccccccccctcgcgcctgtatgccagtgattgaacgtgatcgAAAGGGGGcattatagagccatttgaaggttataaatgaagagcccctactgcgttgggtctggggcaaagccccggtagcttatttgcataaaatttagcaagcttgtAGCACAaagttgtatgcagtccatctttcttcccgctctttaatttcaatcatcggcagcccggtcgtgttattatttttttcttgtcccttttctttgttttccaatttaccTTCTGATTAATTACAtgctaccttcgtttcccgctattgtttgccatttggtcatcttttaatttatttcccaccgtgctattgcattacataggcctatttcggagtGATTTGTTCCTTCTCAAAttaatgttcttctttcgtacatattcccgctttccttccttttgaattaaaaaaagttttttcttcgttttcttttcactttttcttttccttttcctcctttccttttcccctttccctcccctttccctttctttctccttttttttcccttttcccgttttcttttattttcccggtgaaatccgccaggggggtagcttgccccccccccgcctgttacgccactgtctgAAAGTTAGAAAGTTCACATTCATGGGCAGTGTTTATAATACAATCATTAAGAATTGTGTTGAGAATAAGTATACCTGTGacgaatttcatttaaaaatagcAAGCCTCATTTGATTATGAAATCTTAGTGGGCCTCTTAAAAGAATATTTagttaaagaatttttttttcgcaAGAACCAATGGATAACTAAATTAGGTTGGACATGTTAGAATAGACACAAGGTACTTGAATTCAGGCTTAGCAGTAGGCATATGGTTACTTCAACTTTACCGCCACGTCATAAAACACGCCATTAACATGAACTCTGACATCTATTTCAATTTTGGTGATAGTGCTCAATGGCCAATCATATCAAGATTTCCATTGAAGTTATGCCGACTTTAATGGCAAAGTAACTCtgtaataaattattttaattttcatggaACGAGGCCTAAACATGGCATGATAGCATCCGATATTTGAGCATATTCATTATGTTCACAGACGAGGGAAATAACGAACacttataatggtaattcattCAGGTGAATCTGACTGCAGACCGACCAAAGCTTTTACGTTATTGCTAAATGATATACCATCGATCGGTTAGAGTCTGTATCTTTGATATAACTGTGACATAAACTCACCAAGAGGTTTTGTTCTTTAACCATACGTCGCACTTTTCTGCGAGCATGTCGAAGAAATCCCGCTCTTTTCTTAAGATTCTCGTTGTATAGAAACAGCACTCGCTTCTTCTCCCTCTGTGAATATGAATGGACTGAGAAAATTACCTTTTGAAATAAGGATCATGCAGCTTCTCCTCTAAGATCAGGGGCGGCACAATTGGGGCAGGGAGAAATCAACCGCCCCtacgattttttttcagtatagtGGGGGAATGAAAAAAGAGCAAgggaagaaaggagaaagaagagtgAAGCAGTATAGGTCTGGGTCCGTAGGTCGTATTGATTCCATTCCACAATACGCTCGAATATTAATCatattaattatataaattatatttatcaaattAATCATACTAATCATATTAATTATATTAATCACATTACTTACATTGATCATATTAATTATACTAATCATATTGATTATACTAATTACATTTATCAGATTAATCATATTAATTATACTTATCGTATTTGAGACGCTGATGCTGGTTAATAACGgatagtgtacatgtatttaaatgtaGTTAACACCTGTGCCTGATAGGTAATTCCTAATGATTATATCATATGATTAAAGCAAACACACACCGGCACACCCacacaaaataattcattaccTTTGGATAAAAGAAAGCACAGATCACCCTTCTGATTCTCAAGCCGTATGCTTCAAAGTAGAGGAGAGCTAACACTGATATCCATAGACTCATTATGAGGATATTGGTACTTCTCTTCACTTTATTTGGTACGGGCAAACAATCTAGGGAGAATTCAAAAAGAAGAATTTCGGCACCTCATAATATCAGCTACATCATACTCACTGATACCCGTAAGAACTTTATGATTAACTCGGGCACTTTTGAAAGGGTCTTCGATTTCATTCAGAAATTATGACCAGCAAGAAAAGGGATGATTTACCAAGCGGGAAGGTACAATATACTTAATTacgataaaataaaagaagataaatgaatattatttttatatatctacTTCCACAATTTGTAAATAGAGCCATAATCAAGTATCGTTGCTTATGATCGTTGTGATATAcagacaaaattatattttaaaaattacttTTAAGCCCCAGAAATATACGCCTACTTACGTTTATTGGAGGAGACTCTGGCTATGCGATGTTCACTGCTGAACGTCAAAAACACCTTGCGAAACACACTAGCCACGGCGCCGTCTCCATGGATAGCAAAGCGGATCACGTGATGACCTTAGAAAACCATTCAGAAGTGACTTGTGTCAGTACAGCGTGCATGCAATCAGTCACTTCAAAAACTTGACCGTCCGAAGAAGATAATGAAATGAAGATACTTTGATGGGGGGTCCCACTTTGCACTACATAACTCATCCAACTATCACCTCATAAATCCTTGTACATCTCAAGTCTTTGccaatattttcctttcttcGATTCTATCTATCAATCCAGGATTGGATTCAATGATCATTACTCTAAACTACCTTGTAGAGTATTTTGAAATCGTTAAAGCCATGCACTCACCATTAAATTTAAAATCCACCTGACTATGACGTTGAATAAGATCGAGAGCGGAGAAGAAGATGTAATCAATggcgatgatgaagatggtgacgaGGATTTGAGGGAGCAAGCGAAGGATACTCTTCAGctgaatgacgtcatcatcatcatcgatgaAGTTTCGAACGCATGggagatgaaaatgaaacaaaggaataaaaaattgCATTATCAACAACGCGTAATGAAAACTGAAAATAGTCTGTATTTACTTATATGAACATTGTGTGTAATGATGAAGAATCACTATCACAATTTAAGTTTTGTGTTTGCAAAGTGGTTTTATGTGATTATAAACGGAGCTCATtttggtggttttttttttttttaaacaaagccTGTAATGTTTTGTCCCACTCGGTGAATATGCCTGACCTATATCGGTTGACAATATCCCAAATCGGTTTCTTCCATGCAGTTTGGACATGTTACTTTCAAATCTTATACTCATTTTTAAAAGAACACATTTAGCATgtagatcatacatgtatatacatatatgaataatattactgtttttatttttttttaagtataactaaacaaatatgaaataacaattttttctattggctttctttcattttgtcttCAGAATGTCAGACGGACAGAAGTTATGTTgaccacattatttttttccagtGTCTGATTATCATAAATGTAAATTTAGATATGAATCTAAATTCTTACAAATTTTCCTTTCTCGGCCTTTTGCAGTTTGCATTTGAATGGTTCGACTAATTCCTTCTGTTCTGATTTCTTCAACGGCAACAATGATTTCCGACCCTGCCGTAAAACACAGAAAACTTTGGAAATTATTCGTCggcaatatttattttacatatgcCTACTTCATATAGTTTTCCATTATAACTTGTAAAATATCTGGAAAgtaaaattatatcaaaataaattcttttGCAATTCAGCGAGGTGGGCTGTTGATTCGAATGTTTAGAGTCACTGACATGTTCCCGGACATTACTgctgatatttttaatttgttattctttcttttaaatCTCTGACATGGAACtgtttcatatttcttttgcGTAAATCCGTTACCACACATTATTGTACATGAACAATCATGTACACGATCTTCACCAATCTGGTAGGAATTGGATAGTCCATAGACGAAATATTGTTCATAAAGTGGCGTATTTATGAGTGATAGGTAAAAGTGTgtttcatgcaaaaaaaaatacatactgaAAAGTTTCAGTATTTAATCAACAATATTACAGCATGCTAAGCACGAAGGGGATAACGAATCAGCATTATAACCTTTTTATTGTactattttgatatttagatGACATCAATCCAAGATTTTAGTGGTATAGTCTTTCTAATATCCTTTGTTTGGGAAATACATATTGTTTATAACATATTTCCTAAGCCAAGACTTAAATAAGGTGTAAACACCCCTTTATCAACATTAAGTTGTCTCCTCAACTTACCTCTCTTCGTCGCCTTCTGTCTATTTTCATAAAGTATGACGTCATATAAACATTGTCGAAGCGAATTTCTCGTAGATATCGGTTGTTGTATTCAAATGcactaaaataagaaaaataagcgTTGCTTTTTagaattacattcatttttttttcattttttttatttccctccGATAGGGCATATATTTGCATAAACATTTTAACAATGATATAATTGCCATAATTCAAggcatatcatacacacatagcataattttgaacaaagtatAGACCTACAGGGCGTTTCAAACAAAAGGCAACCGATCCCTAGAGTGGCCATGCCCTACGCCCATCCGTTCCCCCGCCGACACATGCAACAGCAGAAACAGATGAGCACCGAACAAGCTAGGCCCCTCCAACAATAATTGATCACCTCTCACCCGAAACACACTGCATATTCATCATGAGAATATGTTTACATTAAACAGAAATACATATCAAGGTCCGGAAATCTTATTACAAAatgacaagtattctttcaaaACTTAcccattttttatcaaatttatgtgttttgttttcCATAATACTAATTTGCCTCtcattttgtaacattttcttatatattgtttaattttctcaaaaGTAGGTATGGTCTTTTTCACACGAGCAGAGTATAATTGTTGTTTCGTCCAAATTACTAAACAATTTAAAGCATCGTTTCTTTTTTCTATGAAACCAAACAAAACATGTACAGCAGAAAGATTTATTCTAAAGCTTGTTAAATTGTATAACCAGTCTGTAAATCGTTCCCAGATAAGATTTACCTCATGACATTGATAGGAAAAATGTATAGCGTTTTCTTCTTCCCTTCCACAAAAAGAGCATTTTGCATCTagttattttcatctttacaaGATCcttattcaaatataatttcttatttagAAATCGGTACTGAAATACCTCATTGTAGAATAAGTTGTACATCGAaacatcattttaaaataattgtTCATATCTCTGATGGTGAATTACATTCATGGCAAACCTTGTACGTACGTCAtaattcaaattgattttttttttaatctaaggCAGTATCTTATTTCTAATAAActgttttgatgatgatgatgatgatgatgatggaggaggAGGCCTATGAAATAGAAAATGACTATTAAACGAAAACTATTGcaaaatgaacataatttgTTAGAAAGCAGATAAGAGAAAGATGTAACTGTACGTGATcgattgaaatatatatatatatatatctgtatataaatgtgtgaaattaaACATGtccaacagctttggcaactccttcatatatatatatatatatactaaaccttttgtgattatatatatatatatatatatatatatatatatatatatatatatatatatatacataaacttcttaatacaatacaaatcagacaatgaatatataaaaaagtaatgtctgtttgaataaaatagagaTCTCTATAAGACGTTAATCTCAAACATGCCATTTAATGAGAAAATCTGTGGCCATACACAAGCCATCTAGGGGCGAATCTCTCATTTTGTCGCCTAGTATCCCAATAGTTATAATGATTGCAAATTTGTATAACTCATATCTctcttattgttttttatatttactaaaaccgccTCTCTTCTTCTTAACTGTTTATTAGAAcagttttttgtctcgcctgcatagcagaaaaGGACTATAGGCGCCGATTTTCCGACCGCGGCGGctgcgtcaacattgaaatctataaggttaagtttttaaaatgacatCCTAATttgaaaagtatatggacctagcacatgaaacttggccatgaGGGTAGTCAAGTAcgactgaatatcctgcctgagtttcaagtcacatggttgagatcaaaggtcattaggATCAATTAACtgtggccatgttgggggtacttaaattttattgatctagttcattaaacttggacgtaagagaaatcaagtatcactgtacatcccgtgcgagtttcaggtcacatgaccaaggtcaaatgtcatttaaggtcaatgaacgtagtatatttattattatatgaatggtgttttcagttgtcaaatgattttttgatagtcgttttcaaagtcagcactgccgCTTTATTGAATCGCGCATTGCAGGCGAGACTGCAAGAGGCGCTCAACTTGTTCATGTTCCGGGGGTGGATCATGAATTTTATTTAGGTTGGAGACAACATATTATAAGCAGGCACATAATAGTGCAAATTTGTATGCCTCTTCAAGCTAGCTAGACCCATCCTCGACCTAATTACTTTGTCCAACGTTATTATTGTTAATAAGAGAAAAGCATGGATTGATCTACCTCTTGAATACGAGGACGAATGTGACAGAGAGTACGGCTCTGGTGATACCGATGATGAGATCAAACCAAAGCTTCTTTCTTGCGATCTCATGGTTGACAGCGGCTTGGAGCTCTTGAACGGACACTCTTTCAACTAGTGACAGCAACTGGGTCACCTGTAATAACAGATATTACACTATATGAAGTACGTCACACGAATTAATGGCAGAGAATAGACATGAAGAAGACACTCAAATCGAGCTTCGATGGGTAGTAAATcagttagacaaaatgtttttttaaggaaaatgcTAGAAAGAAAATAGACACGACTTGAAAATGGCACAATATGCCTATTTATAATCTAAAATGATCATGAATTTTAACAAGCGCAATTCAACCTCCGGATGTTTTAGGTTGTGGGCTAAAATTTAGATAAGGCTGATCACATCATCCTaatcaaaaaaaataataataatgttaaagtAATTTTGAAGATACGAATGGTAGAGTCATACGAATCGAGTCGTGGCTCATTATGATTCATATTAATTACCTGCCATCTTAAGTCTGCCTTGAAATTGTTGGCAAAATTTTTCAAGGCCCTTTTGGTTTCATAGTAGGTATCCATCAAGCCGCTTGTATCCACCGGTGCTTTATCACACATAAAATCAAATactgaaatagaaaagaaaagatattaATCATATTTAATGCTACAGCAATTAATAGTGAGGGTACAAATTTATCTGTAATTCtattataaaatgaatgtaaatgaTTTCACTAACataattttatgtttattttcacTCATTGACATTTCCACCTCTTCAGAAAATCGtataattatgacaataataTAAATCTGTATACGAAATTGTAATCATTTGttgtaatttcatgaaaataaagtatGAGAGTTGATTGAAGAATAAGATAAGTATCTTGCATATACCTTGAAATATACGACATAAGAATGTCATCTTGAGAGGCAGGCACAGTAGGTGTTTCACTCCAGGAACCTTCAATACCCTGTGGCACTCCTTCTCCTTTTCACGAAATACATCCCGGCACTTGTCCACACTCTTCGTAAATATATCTGAAAAGATTTGAAGACTTTTACATAAAACCTACATTGCGCTTGTAAATTGGCAATCGATAATAGAGACCTTTATTTTCCCTAATTCTTTGAAGCACTGTCGTTGCAATTACCATGGAATACGTCCATTAAAAGTTAATTTCTATTGCTTTAATGGCTTTGGCGACTATAGACATTCAGCCAAAATACCCGTTCTAGCTTAGTGTACCAATACTTCGGTTCGTATATAAAATTccagttaaaggagaatgaaactcttggagcaagttagcttttgtgaaagcagaaaaatcaaacaataataaaataggactagcaatagaagagttatgagcatttgaatttcgagatcactaatgctatggagatcctcccattggcaatgcgaccaagatctatgatgtcacagatgaacaactctccccttttggacactgaaaatataccccaaaacatctctttttgctcattctaatcatatgacaaacgattcatcaatgatataatgttgtgaaacctctgtacttgtcctctcataaagagaacacctcaccttgtgatagactctataaaaatgagaatataagtgaaataagtactaaagtaatgagggagttgtacgtgtgtgacatcacagatcttggtcgcattgccaatgggaggatctacatggcattagtgatctcaatattctcataaaatgctcataactttcttattattcattcaatcttcctcaaactttcaacaatatgtttctttgatttttctctttgatatggattcagctggtttcaagggtttcattctcctttaaactatAGATGCATGAATATATTTCACCACTGGCgtatctagggggggggggcacgtgacCCGTGCGTCGGCGTCGTTTGTATAGATATGCCACTGTGTTCTACATGATACCAGTGTACCTTCACATCTAAATTCCATCTTTTTGCCATACTCCTcttgttccttttctttccgGCCCTCCACCTTCCTTTCGAGTTCATCTTGGAAGCTCTTGAACTTGGCCTTAACCTTATCCGCTAGGGCTTCAATGTCATCTTTTTGCAGCTGCAAAgtatcataaaataaaaataccaaATGCTAGGAAATTAttgccttgtttttttttataccggTCAAGCCCTTCCAAGCTTTCTTTTGAAGGAGGTTCATTTtgtaaaacacaacaacaaacaaacaaacacaattgtaaaaaaaaaaatggatagagAGAtacagagagacagagaaacaCAGAGAAAACAAAGCTGATGATTTGATTTGAGAAAATATATTctcagtagaaaaaaaatatccagaAAATTGTTTAAAAGAGTGCTGCTAGATAATTAGATATTTGTATGtgagaaatgaaaatattttcatttaaacagTGTAAATACGTTCGTTAAAGACGACTGCGATTATCTAAATTCGTATAGTAATACTAAATTTGATATACAAATATTGCAATTCAttttaaattattgtttaaactgtAAATGACATTATTTAGGGGCGAAGGAACAACGATAAAAAATTTATGTTAGTTCCAATcaccaaatatttttgttaatatgtGATAAGCTGTTTCATGTACTCGTAAATGTATTTGATTATGAGATTTGGTAAAATATCCAATTTACACAAAAAGATAAATCAATTTACTCAAGGTGCAGATCCAGGGGGAGCGTGGGCCCTACCTGCCCTCATCCCAAGAGTATACTgtgttttgaaataattttcaatctttctttttttttgggggggggttgatatTCTCAATTTACCCATAGATGGACATTGGCATCAAATCGTTTCGCAGGGATTGCTGCTGATTTAATCAATTGTCTATGACGGTTGAAAATAATACTAAAAATTCCATTAGATCATCTATTAGAAGACTCGTTATAAAAGGAAGTTTGGTTTAAACGtagatttgaaatgaaaatcaatcaccAGTGCCAACTTTCTGTAGCCTGATTGGTTAAAATTCAAATTGTGTTTGATTTGGGGGTCTCATTTGATTGCAACGTTCTACAAGGCAATGGGTTCAGGTCTCATTCCGCTCATAAAACTGACCAAATATCAAGTAATTGTTCAATTAAGATTTATTGTTCGAGAGTTTCTTACCTACCTCCAGATTTCTAAAGGCGTTTGTGAATGGTCTATGAAGCAAGTCAAATATTTCCTTGCTGTGGTTGAAACTCAGCGCAGCTGTGCAAGAGATTGAACGAGCCGATTCTTGCCCGTTGTCCAATATGTTTTTTATCGGACCtataacaaaattattcaaaaatatatattattacttCTACATACAAGACAatatataatcatgatttttactttatattacataatgtaTCGGCCAATGGATAATAATCTGGATAGAGGTTTTACGGTAAGTTATATC
This genomic interval from Lytechinus pictus isolate F3 Inbred chromosome 3, Lp3.0, whole genome shotgun sequence contains the following:
- the LOC129255787 gene encoding E3 ubiquitin-protein ligase DCST1-like, whose product is MERERAKVDCYVDVVLVSTGVSTAGIMNMSFLNSSSESLSEQDLEQLQKDDIEALADKVKAKFKSFQDELERKVEGRKEKEQEEYGKKMEFRCEDIFTKSVDKCRDVFREKEKECHRVLKVPGVKHLLCLPLKMTFLCRIFQVFDFMCDKAPVDTSGLMDTYYETKRALKNFANNFKADLRWQVTQLLSLVERVSVQELQAAVNHEIARKKLWFDLIIGITRAVLSVTFVLVFKSAFEYNNRYLREIRFDNVYMTSYFMKIDRRRRREGRKSLLPLKKSEQKELVEPFKCKLQKAEKGKFLKSILRLLPQILVTIFIIAIDYIFFSALDLIQRHSQVDFKFNGHHVIRFAIHGDGAVASVFRKVFLTFSSEHRIARVSSNKHCLPVPNKVKRSTNILIMSLWISVLALLYFEAYGLRIRRVICAFFYPKREKKRVLFLYNENLKKRAGFLRHARRKVRRMVKEQNLLKEIGILAELRHSYPRMCGWLFRLGLGKKRCLICAEVESKGARHCKNRRCTFMYCRQCYDDVQGVCYACTAVSDSDDESSSEWDM